The DNA sequence TAGATGGTTAGTTAGTTATGGTTAGTTTGTTATGGTTAGATGGTTAGTTAGTTATGGTTAGTTTGTTATGATTAGTTTGTTATGGTTAGATGGTTAGTTAGTTATGGTTAGTTAGTTATGGTTAGTTAGTTATGGTTAGTTAGTTATGGTTAGTTTGTTATGGTTAGTTAGTTACGGTTAGTTAGTTATGGTTAGTTAGTTGTGGTTAGTTAGTTATGGTTAGTTAGTTATGGTTAGTTCGTTATGGTTAGTTTGTTATGGTTAGTTAGTTGTGGTTAGTTAGTTATGGTTAGTTCGTTATGGTTAGTTTGTTATGGTTAGTTTGTTATGGTTGGTCTGTTATGGTTAGTTTGTTATGGGTAGTTTTATGGTTAGTTTGTTATGGTTAGTTTGTTATGGTTAGTTAGTTATGGTTAGTTTGTTATGGTTAGTTTGTTATGGTTAGTTTGTTATGGTTAGTTTGTTATGGTTAGTTAGTTATATatggttggttggttgtggtTAGTTAGTTGTGGTTAGTtatggttagttagttaggtatGGTTAGTTAGTTACTTGATGCTCTGTAACATCTGTTTTAAGATCAGTCTGACACTGTAGGTCATAGTGGTAAAGAGAGACTTTTATTTGCAGCTGATCCTACATCAGTTAGGCCATAGTAACTGGAGACTGAACGGTTGCTAGGGGGCGCCAGAGAGACGATGTCAGCTTTGACAGACTTTAGAAGTCCTGTGTGAGGTGTAGTAAACAAGCCATTTGAGGTGTCTCAGCCTTTTAGTTTGGTAGTAAACCGTTAGTGGTGGAACGCCGACGGTGTTTTCACAATAAAAACCAAACCGAGGTAACAGTCTTGAGGTAACCAAACACACCTTTTATTTCCAGTAGGATGCATCAGAACCCGTCTCTGTACTGTACAAGTGATGAAATGTCTACAGCGGCTGTACAGACCTGCAGCGGTGCTTTTCACCCTCACTAACGTGTGTTTTCTGTGTTTCAGTGGAGGCGTCCGTCCATTACCAACAGTCTGGCACCAGTATCTACTGTTCTGATAAGACCATCGAGGCTGCCGAGGCTCTGCTGCACATGGACTCTGTTACCAGCCTGAGAGGAGACCGCAGCCCAGGTATTCACCATGACATAGTCCATCTATAAGCAGCCGAGAGACAAGAACAGAGAGACATTATTGAGACTGCAGCCCAGGTATTCACCATGACATAGTCCATCTATAAGCAGCAGCCCAGGTATTCACCATGACATAGTCCATCCATAAGCAGCCGAGAGACCAGAACAGAGAGACATTATTGAGACTGCAGCCCAGGTATTCACCATGACATATTCCATCCATAAGCAGCCGAGAGACCAGAACAGAGAGACATTATTGAGACCGCAGCCCAGGTATTCACCATGACATATTCCATCTATAAGCCGCCGAGAGACAAGAACAGAGAGACATTATTGAGACCGTAGCCCAGGTATTCACCATGACATATTCCATCTATAAGCTGCCGAGAGACAAGAACAGAGAGACATTATTGAGACCGCAGCCCAGGTATTCACCGTGACATATTCCATCCATAAGCAGCCGAGAGACAAGAACAGAGAGACATTATTGAGACCGCAGCCCAGGTATTCACCATGACATATTCCATCCATAAGCAGCCGAGAGACAAGAACAGAGAGACATTATTGAGACCGCAGCCCAGGTATTCACCATGACATATTCCATCCATAAGCAGCCGAGAGACAAGAACAGAGAGACATTATTGATGTCGTAGATCTCAGATGATTTCGTACGAATGTTGGTGATCACACAACGTCACAtccaccagaacacacacaccgtTCCTCTCTCCTAAACGTTTTCCCTCTTGTCCCACTAGATGTGTTCATCCCGGCAGGGTGTGGGGCCACCCCAGACTTCATCCACGCGGCGATGCGTCCAGACGTGATGACCGAGACGGTGGTGGAGGTGTCTACGGAAGACTGTATGGACGAGGACATGGAGGTCACCCTCATAGAGGAACCAGACGAGTCAGAGCCTGACCACCAACCTGTCAGGAAGAAGAAAGGTTAGTGATGAGGACACGGAGGTCACCCTCCTAGAGGAACCAGAGCCTGACCACCAACCTATCAGAAAGGTTAGTGATGAGGACACGGAGGTCACCTTCCTAGAGGAACCAGAGCCTGACCACCAACCTATCAGAAAGGTTAGTGATGAGGACATGGTCACCCTCCTAGAGGAACCTGACCACCAACCTGTCAGAAAGGTTAGTGATGAGGACACGGAGGTCACCCTCCTAGAGGAACCAGAGCCTGACCACCAACCTGTCAGGAAGGTTAAGATGACTCTAAGACAGAATAGAATACTGGCTATCCACTGAGAAATCAAGAAACTTTCCATAATACTACCCAAAGATACTGTCTGTTGATTGGAGATACTATCTGTTGATTGGAGATACTGGCTGTTGATTGGAGATACTGGCTGTTGATTTGGAGATACTGGCTGTTGATTTGGAGATACTGGCTGTTGATTGAAGATACTGGCTGTTGATTGGAGATACTGGCTGTTGATTGGAGATACTGGCTGTTGATTGGAGATACTGGCTGTTGATTGGAGATACTGGCTGTTGATTGAAGATACTGGCTGTTGATTGGAGATACTGGCTGTTGATTTGGAGATACTGGCTGTTGATTTGGAGATACTGGCTGTTGATTGGAGATACTGGCTGTTGATTGGAGATACTGGCTGTTGATTGGAGATACTGGCTGTTGATTGGAGATACTGGCTGTTGATTGGAGATACTGGCTGTTGATTGGAGATACTGGCTGTTGATTGGAGATACTGGCTGTTGATTGGATATACTGGCTGTTGATTGGAGATACTGGCTGTTGATTGGAGATACTGGCTGTTGATTGGAGATACTGGCTGTTGATTGGAGATACTGGCTGTTGATTAAGACATCAAAGTAATGCTCAAGAGCCTAAATGGTTTTAATGATAAAGGTACTATAAAGATGATGTTAAATAGGACTGACTTGTCAGACTGGCTGTATCTTGTAGACAGGATGTTGATGGTAAAGAGGACTGACTTGTCAGACTGGCTGTATCTTGTAGACAGGATGTTGATGGTAAAGAGGACTGACTTGTCAGATTGGCTGTATATTGTAGACAGGATGTTGATGGTAAGGAGGACTGACTTGTCAGATTGGCTGTATCTTGTAGACTGGATGTTGATGTTAAATAGGACTGGCTGTATCTTGTAGACAGGATGTTGATGTTATATAGGACTGGCTGTATCTTGTAGACAGGATGTTGATGTTATATAGGACTGGCTGTATCTTGTAGACAGGATGTTGATGTTAAATAGGACTGGCTGTATCTTGTAGACAGGATGTTGATGTTAAATAGGACTGGCTGTATCTTGTAGACAGGATGTTGATGTTATATAGGACTGGCTGTATCTTGTAGACAGGATGTTGATGTTATATAGGACTGGCTGTATCTTGTAGACAgtatgtagatgttaaataggactggctgtatcttgtagacagtatgtagatgttaaataggaCTGGCTGTATCTTGTAGACAGTATGTTGATGTTATATAGGACTGGCTGTATCTTGTAGACAGGATGTTGATGTTAAATATGACTGGCTGTATCTTGTAGACAGGATGTTGATGGTATATAGGACTGGCTGTATCTTGTAGACAGGATGTTGATGGTATATAGGACTGGCTGTATCTTGTAGACAGGATGTTGATGGTCAATAGGACTTGCTGTATCTTGTAGACAGGATGTTGATGGTCAATAGGACTTGCTGTATCTTGTAGACAGGATGTGGATGTTAAATAGGACTTGCTGTATCTTGTAGACAGAGCGCCGTATATTGGGAGATTGCACGCAATGTGAAATGTTCATGTCTTCGACCCATgtcaattgatttgattgatttttgaataactttattggtctgtttgtctgtgtagcGGGGAGGAAGCCAAAGACCCACCCGCCTGCTGTGTCCAACGGATCGCCGGACCTCAGCATCAAGAAGAAAACCAGAGAAGGAAAAGGTGGGACACACCAAGCATACAGAAAGGACACCTCCATAAACCCCTAGGATTTCATGTGTTGATTAAGGGGTTTGGACTTAATTTTCCCACAACCAAGTGTTCATCAACCATATTCTTTGTGAAGTTTAACCTGTTGTTTAAGCCTgtagagggagggataaataTGGTCTCTGTTCGACCgacccgcctgtctctctgttcgaccgacccgcctgtctctctgttcggccgacccgcctgtctctctgttcgaccgacccgcctgtctctctgttcgaccgacccgcctgtctctctgttcgaCCGAgccgcctgtctctctgttcggccgacccgcctgtctctctgttcggccgacccgcctgtctctctgttcgaccgacccgcctgtctctctgttcgaccgacccgcctgtctctctgttcggccgacccgcctgtctctctgttcgaccgacccgcctgtctctctgttcgaccgacccgcctgtctctctgttcgaCCGAgccgcctgtctctctgttcggccgacccgcctgtctctctgttcggccgacccgcctgtctctctgttcgaccgacccgcctgtctctctgttcgaccgacccgcctgtctctctgttcggccgacccgcctgtctctctgttcggccgacccgcctgtctctctgttcggccgacccgcctgtctctctgttggccgaccctcctgtctctctgttggccgacccgcctgtctctctgtcggccgacccgcctgtctctctgtcgaccgacccgcctgtctctctgtcgaccgacccgcctgtctctctgttcggccgacccgcctgtctctctgttcggccgacccgcctgtctctctgttcggccgacccgcctgtctctctgttcggccgacccgcctgtctctctgttcggccgacccgcctgtctctctgttcggccgacccgcctgtctctctgttcggccgacccgcctgtctctctgttcgaccgacccgcctgtctctctgttcggccgacccgcctgtctctctgttcggccgacccgcctgtctctctgttcggccgacccgcctgtctctctgttcgaccgacccgcctgtctctctgttcgaccgacccgcctgtctctctgttcgaccgacccgcctgtctctctgtcgaccgacccgcctgtctctctgtcgaccgacccgcctgtctctctgttcggccgacccgcctgtctctctgttcggccgacccgcctgtctctctgttcggccgacccgcctgtctctctgttcggccgacccgcctgtctctctgttcggccgacccgcctgtctctctgttcggccgacccgcctgtctctctgttcggccgacccgcctgtctctctgttcggccgacccgcctgtctctctgttcggccgacccgcctgtctctctgttcggccgacccgcctgtctctctgttcggccgacccgcctgtctctctgttcggccgacccgcctgtctctctgttcgaccgacccgcctgtctctctgttcgaccgacccgcctgtctctctgttcgaccgacccgcctgtctctctgttcgaccgacccgcctgtctctctgttcgaccgacccgcctgtctctctgttcgaccgaccctcctgtctctctgttcgaccgaccctcctgtctctctgttcgaccgacccgcctgtctctctgttcgaCCGACCCCCCTGTATCTCTGTTCGACCgacccgcctgtctctctgttcgaCCGACCCGTCTGTCTCTGGTCCCCCAGGCAGCACCACGTACCTGTGGGAGTTCCTGTTGGACTTGCTCCAGGACAAGAACACGTGTCCCAGGTACATCAAGTGGACTCAGAGGGAGAAGGGCATCTTCAAGCTGGTGGACTCCAAGGCCGTGTCCAAGCTGTGGGGCAAACACAAGAACAAACCTGACATGAACTATGAGACCATGGGACGGGCTCTGAGGTGAGGGTTTACCCTACAACCGTCTAGCACTTGAAATGGCATTGACTGTGGAAGCTGAGTTAGCTGTGTAGGTTGTTGGTTTGGATGAGTTCCTCTGAGGAACATGATCCCCTCCCTccgtcttccccctctctccctatccccttcCTCCTCTATTTCCTTCCctccgtcttccctctctctctccccctcctctctccctatcccctccctccctatcccctccctcctctatttccttccctccgtcttccctctctctctccctatccccctcctctctccctatccccctcctctctccctatcccctccctcctctatttccttccctccgtcttccctctctctctctccctcctctctccctatcccctccctccctatcccctccctcctctatttccctccctccgtcttccccctctctccccctctcctctctccctatcccatccctctatttccctccctccgtcttccgtctctctctccactctccctatcccctccctcctctattcccctccctcctctattcccctccctcctctattcccctccctcctctatttccctccctcctctatttccctccctcctctatttccctccctccgtcttccctctctctcactctcctctctcccgccctctcctccctctctaccagaTACTACTACCAACGTGGTATACTGGCCAAGGTCGAAGGTCAGCGGCTGGTCTACCAGTTCAAGGAGATGCCCAAGAACATCGTTGTCATCGAGGACGACAAGGCCGACTCCAGATCGGGCGATCTTATTGGCTCAGAGAAGTCTTACCACGAGAGAGTCCTGCCCTCGTCGGAGACGATACTGAACGTGGCCGAGCTCGCCACGACGCCCACCATCCTGAGGGGTGGGACTAGAACCGTAGTCCATCCTCCGGTTGCTAAGGGCAACAAGGCGGTGATGACGGGGGGCGGGGCGGCGGTGGGGGGGGTTCCGAGGATAGTGACCATTTCCACGGCGCCAGACGGAACCCAGACGCAGCATTCTCACACGGCCATCATCCCCACTTCCTCAGGACCCAGGTTAGAGACACACCCTGATACTGACCCTGAAACATACAATTCACTTCGCAGGCTTTATGCTGAATGTAAAACAGTTTATCTATCTAGCGATATCTAGTAAGTTTGTATTTACAAAACTTTGTCACGGACTCCATTTTGTTATCGTTTCCGTCTCCAGGACTGTACGGGTTGCCATGCAAGTGCCTGTAGTCATGACAACGTCACTGGGCCAGAAGATCTCAACGGTTGCCGTGCAACAGGCGCCAGGGACGTCGGGAGGCCAACCGACGTACCAATTGGCCAACGCCTCTCCCATCGGCACGGCAACGGGCAACGCGAACTCCCAACCGAAGGTGGGTAACCACGCTAGTTGGTGTGTCAGCTAGCTACTCTGTAGTGTAGACAGAATGGACAGTTAGACGGCTGAGCGACACAGACACGCCTCATACTAACCAAGTCCACGATTCAAAACTCTGTATAGATCTAGAATGTGTAGACCTGTTCCTGACCATATCTCTTCTCTCCAGGTTGtaatcagacccccccccccccccccccccacactctgtATAGATCTAGAGTGTGTAGACCTGTTCCtaaccatctctcttctctccaggttGTGATCCAGACCCCCCCCCACTCTGTATAGATCTAGAATGTGTAGACCTGTTCCTAACCATGTCTCTTCTCTCCAGGTTGtaatcagacccccccccccactctgtaTAGATATAGAATGTGTAGACCTGTTCCTAACCATGTCTCTTCTCTCCAGGTTGTAATCAGACCCCCAACCACTCTGTATAGATATAGAATGTGTAGACCTGTTCCTGACCATATCTCTTCTCTCCAGGTTGtgatcagacccccccccccactctgtaTAGATCTAGAATGTGTAGACCTGTTCCTAACCATCTCTCTAGGTTGTAATCAGACCCCCCACTCTGTATAGATCTAGAATGTGTAGACCTGTTCCTAACCATCTCTCCAGGTTGTAATCAGACCCCCCACTCTGTATAGATCTAGAATGTGTAGACCTGTTCCTAACCATATCTCTTCGCTCCAGACTATCCCCACTCTGTATAGATCTAGAATGTGTAGACCTGTTCCTAACATCTCTCTTCTCCAGGTTGTGATCCATACCCCCCCACTCTGTATAGATGTAGAATGTGTAGACCTGTTCCTAACCATCTCTCCAGGTTGTAATCAGACCCCCCACTCTGTATAGATCTAGAATGTGTAGACCTGTTCCTAACCATATCTCTTCTCTCCAGGTTGTGATCCAGACTATCCCCACTGTATAGATCTAGAATGTGTAGACCTGTTCCTAACCATATCTCTTCTCCAGGTTGTGATCCAGACTATCCCCACTGTATAGATCTAGAATGTGTAGACCTGTTCCTAACCATATCTCTTCTCTCCAGGTTGTGATCCAGACCATCCCCACTATGGTTCCAGCCACAGCGGAGAACGGAGACAAGATCACGGTCCAACTGGCTAAGATCATCACCATCCCGGCCCACCAGCTGGCCCAGTACCAGCAGCAGACCAAGCCTGGCCTGGGGGGTTCCCCGACGGGCAGCATCTCTCTCCTGGGCGGGACAAACTCCTGGGGGGTACGAGCCCTGGCACCTCATGTTACCATGGCTGCAGGGACACAGGTGTCTGttttaaaaatagtttttttattgGCCATTTTAAGCTAAAAATCAGAAAACACATATTTTGAAACATCAATACTGAAATACAAGTATAAAAGTATTGCATTTGGGCACAGACTTAATGTGTTTCTTTGtgtattaatttatttatttttgttacaaattCAAACATTGTCTTCATTTATGGAATTACAAATTGTATCCCCCGTGACCAAGGTGATGAGGCTGGCCGTTCCCACAACGCtgcatcatcatcaacaacaacaacaacagacacaTCATATCGTCACGACGACGCAAGGTGGCGGGACCGGGACGGCGGTGGTCACCGTGACGACGACGACAGCCAATCAGAGCGCTCCGGTGGCGGCATCCCACATCATCAGCGGCATCATCAAGAGATCTGCCACGGCGACGAGAGAaccgcagcagcagcagcaagccAAGACGCTGACCGTTAAAACGGTACAGGCCCTCCCCGTCCAGACCACGTTACCGGAAGCACCGGAGATCATCACGGTAGTCGTCTAAATCAGAGGAGGGTCCCGCCTGAGATCAAGTCAGAAGATCCGGAGTGTTGAGGCCACAagtac is a window from the Oncorhynchus mykiss isolate Arlee unplaced genomic scaffold, USDA_OmykA_1.1 un_scaffold_85, whole genome shotgun sequence genome containing:
- the LOC110497190 gene encoding ETS-related transcription factor Elf-2 isoform X4; the encoded protein is MTSVVLVDSGGAVVEYMTAVEDPHQEGECEEGDGEAEVEVEVEVEVEGDVMEEETDEDLDEEENPAVIVEEVPGRGLEQYFSAQVLVYEDGTYLIQDVGEEQEVETEVVETVEASVHYQQSGTSIYCSDKTIEAAEALLHMDSVTSLRGDRSPDVFIPAGCGATPDFIHAAMRPDVMTETVVEVSTEDCMDEDMEVTLIEEPDESEPDHQPVRKKKAGRKPKTHPPAVSNGSPDLSIKKKTREGKGSTTYLWEFLLDLLQDKNTCPRYIKWTQREKGIFKLVDSKAVSKLWGKHKNKPDMNYETMGRALRYYYQRGILAKVEGQRLVYQFKEMPKNIVVIEDDKADSRSGDLIGSEKSYHERVLPSSETILNVAELATTPTILRGGTRTVVHPPVAKGNKAVMTGGGAAVGGVPRIVTISTAPDGTQTQHSHTAIIPTSSGPRTVRVAMQVPVVMTTSLGQKISTVAVQQAPGTSGGQPTYQLANASPIGTATGNANSQPKVVIQTPPHSV
- the LOC110497190 gene encoding ETS-related transcription factor Elf-2 isoform X1, which translates into the protein MTSVVLVDSGGAVVEYMTAVEDPHQEGECEEGDGEAEVEVEVEVEVEGDVMEEETDEDLDEEENPAVIVEEVPGRGLEQYFSAQVLVYEDGTYLIQDVGEEQEVETEVVETVEASVHYQQSGTSIYCSDKTIEAAEALLHMDSVTSLRGDRSPDVFIPAGCGATPDFIHAAMRPDVMTETVVEVSTEDCMDEDMEVTLIEEPDESEPDHQPVRKKKAGRKPKTHPPAVSNGSPDLSIKKKTREGKGSTTYLWEFLLDLLQDKNTCPRYIKWTQREKGIFKLVDSKAVSKLWGKHKNKPDMNYETMGRALRYYYQRGILAKVEGQRLVYQFKEMPKNIVVIEDDKADSRSGDLIGSEKSYHERVLPSSETILNVAELATTPTILRGGTRTVVHPPVAKGNKAVMTGGGAAVGGVPRIVTISTAPDGTQTQHSHTAIIPTSSGPRTVRVAMQVPVVMTTSLGQKISTVAVQQAPGTSGGQPTYQLANASPIGTATGNANSQPKVVIQTIPTMVPATAENGDKITVQLAKIITIPAHQLAQYQQQTKPGLGGSPTGSISLLGGTNSWGVRALAPHVTMAAGTQVMRLAVPTTLHHHQQQQQQTHHIVTTTQGGGTGTAVVTVTTTTANQSAPVAASHIISGIIKRSATATREPQQQQQAKTLTVKTVQALPVQTTLPEAPEIITVVV
- the LOC110497190 gene encoding ETS-related transcription factor Elf-2 isoform X3, translating into MATSLHEGPANQLDLLIRAVEASVHYQQSGTSIYCSDKTIEAAEALLHMDSVTSLRGDRSPDVFIPAGCGATPDFIHAAMRPDVMTETVVEVSTEDCMDEDMEVTLIEEPDESEPDHQPVRKKKAGRKPKTHPPAVSNGSPDLSIKKKTREGKGSTTYLWEFLLDLLQDKNTCPRYIKWTQREKGIFKLVDSKAVSKLWGKHKNKPDMNYETMGRALRYYYQRGILAKVEGQRLVYQFKEMPKNIVVIEDDKADSRSGDLIGSEKSYHERVLPSSETILNVAELATTPTILRGGTRTVVHPPVAKGNKAVMTGGGAAVGGVPRIVTISTAPDGTQTQHSHTAIIPTSSGPRTVRVAMQVPVVMTTSLGQKISTVAVQQAPGTSGGQPTYQLANASPIGTATGNANSQPKVVIQTIPTMVPATAENGDKITVQLAKIITIPAHQLAQYQQQTKPGLGGSPTGSISLLGGTNSWGVRALAPHVTMAAGTQVMRLAVPTTLHHHQQQQQQTHHIVTTTQGGGTGTAVVTVTTTTANQSAPVAASHIISGIIKRSATATREPQQQQQAKTLTVKTVQALPVQTTLPEAPEIITVVV
- the LOC110497190 gene encoding ETS-related transcription factor Elf-2 isoform X2, which codes for MTSVVLVDSGGAVVEYMTAVEDPHQEGECEEGDGEAEVEVEVEVEVEGDVMEEETDEDLDEEENPAVIVEEVPGRGLEQYFSAQVLVYEDGTYLIQDVGEEQEVETEVVETVEASVHYQQSGTSIYCSDKTIEAAEALLHMDSVTSLRGDRSPDVFIPAGCGATPDFIHAAMRPDVMTETVVEVSTEDCMDEDMEVTLIEEPDESEPDHQPVRKKKAGRKPKTHPPAVSNGSPDLSIKKKTREGKGSTTYLWEFLLDLLQDKNTCPRYIKWTQREKGIFKLVDSKAVSKLWGKHKNKPDMNYETMGRALRYYYQRGILAKVEGQRLVYQFKEMPKNIVVIEDDKADSRSGDLIGSEKSYHERVLPSSETILNVAELATTPTILRGGTRTVVHPPVAKGNKAVMTGGGAAVGGVPRIVTISTAPDGTQTQHSHTAIIPTSSGPRTVRVAMQVPVVMTTSLGQKISTVAVQQAPGTSGGQPTYQLANASPIGTATGNANSQPKVVIQTIPTMVPATAENGDKITVQLAKIITIPAHQLAQYQQQTKPGLGGSPTGSISLLGGTNSWGVMRLAVPTTLHHHQQQQQQTHHIVTTTQGGGTGTAVVTVTTTTANQSAPVAASHIISGIIKRSATATREPQQQQQAKTLTVKTVQALPVQTTLPEAPEIITVVV